The sequence GGCCGTCAAGAAGTCGGGCGACAAGCTGCCCAAGCAGTTCACCGGTGGCGAGGACATCGACTTCGAGGCCATCACCGAGCTGGAGCCCGACGTGATCCTCGCCCCGTGGTCGGGCATCACGCAGAAGCAGTACGACATCCTCAAGGACATCGCGCCCACGGTCGCCTACCCCGACAAGGCGTGGAGCACCGACTGGGACCAGCAGATCGACATCATCGGCAAGGCGCTCGGCCAGACCGAGGACGCCTCCGGTCTGAAGACGACGATCGAGAAGCAGCTCGCCGACGCCGCGGCCACCCGGCCGGACTACAAGAACGTCACGTTCTCGTACATCTACACCTCAGGCCCCGGCACCCTCGGTGTCTTCAAGCCCGAGGAGCAGCGCGTCAAGATGGTCTCCTCGCTCGGCCTGACCGTCGACCCCGTCGTGAACACCTTCAAGGAGACCGAGGGCACCGACTCGGCGCTCATCGGCCTGGAGAACGCCGAGAAGCTCAAGGACAGCGACCTCGTCTTCACGTTCTACACGGACGACAAGACCCGTAAGGAGACCGAGGCGCAGCCGCTGTACGGCGCGATCCCCGCGGTCAAGAAGGGCGCCGTCGTCGCGAGCGACGACAACTCCTTCGTCACGGCCTCCTCGATCATCAACCCGCTGACCGTCCCGTGGACGATCGAGCGCTACCTGCCGATCATCGACAAGGCCGTCGCCACCGCCGGCAAGTAAGGCACCGGGGCACCCCGCACACCCATGGCAACCACCACGGTCGCACCGCCGAGCGGCGCCGGTACGTCGCGTACCGGCGCCGCTCGGCTGGCGTTCCTCCTGCTCCTGGGGCTCGCCGCCCTGGCGCTCGCCCTGTGCGCGAGCGTCATGTTCGGCAGCCGCAGCACCTCGCTCGGCGATGTCATCGACGTGCTCACCGGCACCGCCGACCCCAACGTCACCACCATCGTCGAGAGCCGCTATCCGCGAACCGCGCTCGGTGTCCTGGCCGGACTCTGCCTCGCCGTCGCGGGCACCCTCATGCAGGGCGTCTCCCGCAACCCGCTGGCGGAACCGGGCCTGCTCGGCATCAACGCGGGCGCGTCCGCGAGCATCGTCGCCGCGACCGCCTGGTTCGGCGCGTCCGGCTCCACCGACACCATGTGGTGGGCGCTCCCCGGTGCGCTGATCGCCGGAGTGCTCGTCCATGTCATCGGCTCCGCCGGTACCGGAACGAGCGTGGTGCGACTGGTGCTGGCCGGTGCGGTCCTCTCCGCCGTGCTCATGGCGTTCATCCAGGCGGTGACCCTCAGCAAGCCGCAGGTGTTCGACAGCTACCGCTACTGGGTCGTCGGAGCCCTCGGCGGCCGCGATTTCGACGTCTTCTGGTCCGTGTTCCCGTTCGCCGCGGTCGGCTTCCTCCTCGCCCTGGCGCTGGGCCCCGGCCTCAACGCGCTCGCGCTCGGTGACGCGATGGCCGTCTCGCTCGGCTCGCACCCGGCCCGGATCCGCGGCGGCGGTCTGCTGGCCGCCACCCTGCTGAGCGCCGCCGCGACCGCGGCCGTCGGCCCGATCGCCTTCGTCGGCCTCGCGGTTCCCCATGTCGTACGCGCCCTGGCCGGCATCGACTTCCGGGTCCAGATCGTCTTCTCCGCGCTCGCGGGGCCCACCCTGCTGCTCCTCGCCGACGTGGTGGGACGGGTCGTCATGCGGCCCACCGAACTCATGGTCGGCGTGGTGACCGCGTTCATCGGCGCGCCCGCACTGCTCATCGCCGTACGCCGGATGAGGGGCACCACATGACCACCACCCGGGAATCCACCACGAGCCCCGCGCCGGGTCCCGAGGGGCCCGCCCCGCGGTCGGCCCCGCGGTCGGCCCCGCCCAAGGGCTTCCTCACGATCGGCCGCCATGTGGCGATCCCCGTGCGGCGGGTCTCCGTCGTCGCGGCGGCCGTGCTCCTCGTCCTCGTCGTCGTGGCCGCCGTCGCGACCCTGTCCATGGGGCGGCTGGGCGTCGACCTGGCCGATCTGCCCGCCGCGCTGACGGGTGACGCCGAGGGCAAGAACCGTTTCGTACTGAACCGGCTGCGCGGCCCCCGGCTGACGGTAGCCCTCGGCACCGGCGCCGCGCTCGGGCTGTCCGGCGCGCTGTTCCAGTCCGTCACCCGCAACCCGCTCGGCAGCCCCGACGTGATCGGCCTGGCGGCCGGTGCCGGGGCGGGCGCCGCCATCTCCGCGCTGGTGTTCCCCGACACGGTCCCGGTGGCCGTCGGCGCCCTCGTCGGAGCGATCCTCGCGATGGCCCTCGTGTACGTGTCCACCGGCACCGGCTTCCGCAATCCGGCGCGGCTCGTCGTGGCCGGGATCGGGGTCGCCGCGATCGGCGCCGCCATCACCCAGTACGTCGTGTACGCGATGGAGCGGGACAAGGCGTCCGTCCTCACCGCCTACGTCAACGGCAGCCTGGCCGCCCGCTCCTGGAGCGACGCGACCACCATCTGGCTGGTCCTGCTCGTGGTGGCCCCGCTGACCGCCCTGATCGGCCGGCGGCTGGACATCGGCGAGATGGGTGACGACCTCGCCGAAGGTCTGGGGTCCGAGCCGAAGCGGACGAAGACGGTCGCCGTCGTCCTCGCGATCGTGCTCTCCGCCGCGTCCGTCAGCGTGGCCGGGCCCGTCGCCTTCATCGCCCTGACGGCTCCCCAGATCGCCAAGCGCGTCACCCGTGTGTCCGGCCCCCACCTGCTGCTGTCCGCCCTGACCGGCTCGCTGCTGCTCGTGGCGGCCGATCTCTGTGCCCAGCAGCTCCCGCTGTTCGAGGACCTGCCGGTCGGCATCTACACGATGGCGATCGGGGGCGCGTACCTCGGGTATCTGCTGGTCCGTGAATGGCGCAGGGGAGTGCTGTAATGGCGTCCGCCGACCGCGGCGACTGGTCTCGTACAGGTTCGTCGGCCATACTGCGCGCCGTGGAGCAGAGCATAGATTCGAACACGAAACCCGAGTTCGCCGCGGGGACCGACCCGGCGTACATCCCCGGCCTGACGGCCCCTTCCGCGGCTCGGACGGAGGAGAAGAAGCCGACGTCGGACGACGATCCCGCAGGCGTGGACGCGGACGTGGACACGGACACGGATGCGGACGGAGAAGCGGACGCGGATACGTCACCGGAGGCGGACGCCGCCGACGAGGAACCCGAGGCCGAGGCGGAGAAGGGGGCCGAGGACGGGGCCGTCTTCGAAGTCAGCGACCGCCGCGGTTCGATCCGGGCGGACCGCGAGGGCGTCCGGTTCCGGCTGGACGACCAGGAGGCCGAGTTCCTGTGGGACGAGATCGGCGCGGTCGAGGTCAAGACCGCCCGCTTCGGCCGCCGGTTCACCGTCACCGTGCATCTGTCGGCGCGCCGTTGGTTCAACGCCGAGGTCGAGGCGGAGAGCCGGACCCGGCTCAAGGAATGGCCGGGTGAGCTCGACACCGTTCTGGACGCCTACTTCGAGGAGTCCTGAGCGACGGCTCCGGCTCCGACCGCGAGCGGCCGGGTGCGGCAGCCGGGCGGGGCACTTCCCGGCGCGGCTGCCGCACCCGGCCGCCGTGCCGGTCCACCGTGCCCGCCTGCCGTCATGACTCCAGACAGCGCAGGACGGCCAGCACCCGGCGGCTGTACCCCGTGGTGTGCGACAGCCCGAACTTGTCGAAGACCGCGTGGAGGTTCTTCTCGACCGCGCTCAGCGAGAGGTGCAAC is a genomic window of Streptomyces sp. NBC_01237 containing:
- a CDS encoding iron-siderophore ABC transporter substrate-binding protein, with translation MLGFTRVRRHTLAASATAAALALALGGCSSDGDGDKDAAKSSAKSGGAFPVSIKSSLGTAKIEDRPERIVTLGQGSAETAIALGHTPVGIESYEWGSDKSGYLPWINEAVKKSGDKLPKQFTGGEDIDFEAITELEPDVILAPWSGITQKQYDILKDIAPTVAYPDKAWSTDWDQQIDIIGKALGQTEDASGLKTTIEKQLADAAATRPDYKNVTFSYIYTSGPGTLGVFKPEEQRVKMVSSLGLTVDPVVNTFKETEGTDSALIGLENAEKLKDSDLVFTFYTDDKTRKETEAQPLYGAIPAVKKGAVVASDDNSFVTASSIINPLTVPWTIERYLPIIDKAVATAGK
- a CDS encoding FecCD family ABC transporter permease, with the translated sequence MATTTVAPPSGAGTSRTGAARLAFLLLLGLAALALALCASVMFGSRSTSLGDVIDVLTGTADPNVTTIVESRYPRTALGVLAGLCLAVAGTLMQGVSRNPLAEPGLLGINAGASASIVAATAWFGASGSTDTMWWALPGALIAGVLVHVIGSAGTGTSVVRLVLAGAVLSAVLMAFIQAVTLSKPQVFDSYRYWVVGALGGRDFDVFWSVFPFAAVGFLLALALGPGLNALALGDAMAVSLGSHPARIRGGGLLAATLLSAAATAAVGPIAFVGLAVPHVVRALAGIDFRVQIVFSALAGPTLLLLADVVGRVVMRPTELMVGVVTAFIGAPALLIAVRRMRGTT
- a CDS encoding FecCD family ABC transporter permease — its product is MTTTRESTTSPAPGPEGPAPRSAPRSAPPKGFLTIGRHVAIPVRRVSVVAAAVLLVLVVVAAVATLSMGRLGVDLADLPAALTGDAEGKNRFVLNRLRGPRLTVALGTGAALGLSGALFQSVTRNPLGSPDVIGLAAGAGAGAAISALVFPDTVPVAVGALVGAILAMALVYVSTGTGFRNPARLVVAGIGVAAIGAAITQYVVYAMERDKASVLTAYVNGSLAARSWSDATTIWLVLLVVAPLTALIGRRLDIGEMGDDLAEGLGSEPKRTKTVAVVLAIVLSAASVSVAGPVAFIALTAPQIAKRVTRVSGPHLLLSALTGSLLLVAADLCAQQLPLFEDLPVGIYTMAIGGAYLGYLLVREWRRGVL